In Epinephelus fuscoguttatus linkage group LG6, E.fuscoguttatus.final_Chr_v1, the DNA window AGATGTGAGTCATGTCTTCAGGGATGTAGAAGGACACCTCCCCCCTGTCATAGTCCAGCTGGACTCTGATCCTCTGGAGACTCTTCTTCACTGTGACAGACTTACCAGCTCCATCAAAGTATTTTCCACTGCGATGCTTTAAACACCAGATTCCATATTTTGGTGTAGCATAtctctctcccttcctgtcagctgattcTTTAACCAAACCCACATTCCAGTCAGGATGGTCTCCCACTTCCACCTCCCAGCTGTGTTTCCCTGAGCTGAAGCCCTCAGAGCCCAGAACAGTGACATACTTAGTGTGTCTCTCTGGATTGTCAGGAAGCTGCTGGTTTGTGTCTCCACGTCTCACACTGGTCAGATCATCAGACAGATAGAGACGGGGACTTGCAGTGTTTGGGTCCAGAATGACAGGACTGAAGTGGACCTTGTCCTTCATCTTCTCCCAGACTCTGAAGGACAGGTTGCCCAGGTGTTTGGCCACATCTATCAGCGCTCCTGAGACCAGCTGTGGATCTGACAGTGAGCACTGGACTCTGGCTCTGCTCTGAGTGGCTTTATAACTGCTGAGGAATGGCACCTTGTGTTTCTGCAGCTCTTCTTCAACAGCACAGAtactgtgtgacagagaggagaTCTGCTCCTCAATCATCTTCATCTCTCTGCTGATAGTCttcctcttctgctcctcttcctccctcagaGCTGCCAGTCTggactcctcttcctctttcaggAACTGCTGGAGCTTGTTGAACTCTGCTCtgatctgcctctctgtggacaaCAGCTGCTTCTTGGAGTGTTCAATCACTTCATTGTATGTTTCCTCCACTTGTTTGTATTTGTCCCTCTTGTCCTGCAGAGACTTTAAGTCACATTTCAGCTGGTTCTTCAGCTCACTGACTGCTTGTTCTATAGGAACCACCTTGTGACTCTGGTGGAGAGAAAACTCACAGACAGGACACACAGCTCTATCTTCATCCTTACAGAATAATTTAGGCTCCTCTTGATGTTTACTacacaccacctcctcctccttctctcctttttctgtctcagATGATCCAGCTTTCTGTCTCCCAGCAAAGTTCACATTTGGATCATcttttgaggattttcttttacaaatgggacagtttttgtttttagcttgttCCCAGAATTTTTGCAGGCAGCTTGAACAGAAGCTGTGGTTGCAGCTCAGAGACACAGGATCTCTGAAAGTCTCTGAACACACATGGCAGCTCAGGAAACTTTCAACAAGAGCAAACTTCTCCgccattttctcttttttcaaaattgtttttaaatgaaagacTCACCAAATTTTATGTCCCTTAAGTTTGTGTCTTAATGTCCCCCAAATGTCCACTGTTTGATAGAGATCTCCCAGAGTGTAATGCCGGCGTGGTTCTGTTCAGCAATGTCAGACTTTGACTTCATTTCACCAAcctgtttttattagtttatcaTTGACAGTAATAAACACAGCTATCTGTTTTTATGAGTAGCAGGTAGAGCAGGATACTTAACTGCACCTTCAGAATTTTTTAACCCCTCTCTCTTCATCTGTGTGATGATCTGAGCAGTGTCAAGAAAAAAAGAGTTGGACACTCTGACAAGAAGGTGAATACTTTTATACCTTCTATACCAATTTTGCAGCTGATGTTTCATATATaacaatttaaatgtattttacaatgaagaaaaaaactgtTGGAAAGTTAATCTTATTCATGATTTAATGTgaatgtgcctgtgtgtgcattAAACATTTTCATACAGAGTACATGAAAAGACATTTTCGTAGCTTTTATTACTTCAGTGCCCCGTGATATCTGCTGTTTACAGCAGCACCTTGTGTGACAGGTTTTTTATTAACTGACCTTTGGATTCAAAGTTTTATTGGTATATGTGCTCCCTTGTAATTTAaggtcttttgttttttccaaagGAAAAGGCTCACACAAATCTTTGTGGTACTAAATAATTAGAAAAATGTAGTGATGTAccttttttcactttctttattttttattgcaaaACCCCTCACAAttatgaaaaatacagaaaactaAATACTGTATCTGCTGTTACTGAAATCATGTAAGAAGTACCAAAGACTGTGCAAGATCATAATAATGTATTACATAATGTCAGTATTTATTGTCAGGGAAAATCATGTATCAATGGTGCTCTAAGGAGTAACCAACAGCATTACAGTTGATTCAATCCCCAGAAccttaaatgtgtgtttgtgtgtgtgggacaaGTACATTAAGATATACTTCTTATATGTGAATGAAGGAACAGGCGGTCAGTGGAGTTAAACTCACTTCTGTTGAACACACGGACAGCCTCCAAGAAAAGGACGGGCTTTATTACCCCTAGTGGAGGTAAAGAAATGGAGCTTATGTCCACACACAAATGGAGTGTGTATATGGGACAGGATAGACATTATTGTCCCAGTAGAAAATTTGCCTTCGACTTCACAGTGTCTGAAGTATAACAACAGTAGAAACAACAATACATACATCCAAAGacagtaaaatacaacaaatacatGCATCTATAAATTGCACATGCCGATCTGTATCATCATGAAAAATGCACTCAAATCATAACTCTCTGACAGACTTCAGTTCATCTTCATCAATAACTGCGAAACCCCCACTGCTCCCCTCCCCCAGGGTGTCCCCCAAGGTTAAGGTGGTGAATAACGGGGTGAGGAAGAAAGTTACAGACTGAGTGTGAAATGTtctgtcttcctgactgaactttcactaGAGCTTCATTTGAGCTAACACACCCCTGGGCCGCTTCAGTACTAATGGTTGTGAGCTAGTACCACTTAATTCCAAGTAATGATGCATGGATTGACACTGGGCTGATTTTACGTGTTGAATAATATGTGTAACTGCAAGGTATTAAATTGAGAgataaaatcaacaaaaaattgTCTAGCACTGGCCTCTGATTCCTCCAGGTGCTTAGTGACTATATGCACTCAGCTATTAATTGATTGCATCATTGGTACATCTATGTTGTGTATATATCTAAACATGTGCTGCACAgtgctttcactttatttttttccaacacagaacatttatttcaactttagaaaGAGCCCAAGTAGGCCGACTCGCCACTGCCAACCGGTGGCGCACGTCTGGTCATGGAATTAGTCTATTGTAAAACTCGGTGAATACACAGTGCTATTTAgcgctattttattattttatccactttgcttcaactgatcaccaccaaaattgtatcatctgttccttgtcccattatccacctttcctgaaaatatcatcaaaatccgttcataactttttgagttattttgcagacaaacaaacagaccaacgccagcgaaaacataacctccttggagGTAATAACATTTGCAGATCATTACTGAGCTGATAAGCTCATTTATTAAATCAGTCAGTTGTTATTGAACcaaatgattcattcattcattcattaatgttAACAGAGTTCTAAGTGAGTCACAATTTTAGTGTTTTAACTGCAGAAACGTCTCCATAAATGAactcaacattaaaaaaaagactgtttaATGTCACATTTTCCTGGATTGCCTGCATTTTCCTGCAACACCTACATCTACAACACGTACATACTGGaaatcatttttactgaatcAATAATTAGATGAGTACTTTATCCATACACACAGTTTTTAGTCCAAATAATCAATTTGCTTCAGCAGAAACTGAGCATCAACGTTAATCACTAAAggtcaacaacaacaagattCTTATCTGCTTTGAAGTTTCTTTTTAACATTGTGTTACAGCGCAATCATTGCTCTGCCCGGCTTAATCCTGGCAAGGTGCTGTAATTACAGTGAGTCCAAACTGGTAGAAAAGATTCCTGCACACATTTACATCTTTGCtgtgtttcactttattctgGGGTTTTTAATCTAtcagaccttcatcagagcatacATGTAAAGCACCTCATAGAACACCTTTCTGTTCCACTGATGTTCTGCATTGCAGGTTATTTCACAGAAACTAAAAAGCTCATCTGTTAAATCAGCATTAAATATCTACTCACATATCTCACTCCATGTACTGAAGGGTGACCACAGCAGAGAAAAAATAGTAGTAGTAGAGAAAAGTATTAGTTACGAAAGAAGTAAAAATTTGTGATACTtgtactttttatattttatgctactttacaGTTGTACTGCGTTACATTGCAATGgaaaaatattgtaattttactccactacatttttatGTTACAGCTGTAGTAAATATTAAGATCAAGATTTTAGACATCACACATAGTTAGTTTGTAAAATATGCATTGTTATAGATGAAACTACCCAACAAACTTGCTAAAATTAGTTTTCTATCTTGGCAACATTTAGAACTGCTCAGATGGTAATGAATCAGGAATAAAATCctaatgataaaaacacaaatgtatgaCACTATAAATGAAGTCATTTTGCATCATGAGTATTTTTACCTTTGATACTTCAAGTACAATTTGCTGGTCATACTTCTGTCATTTAATTAAGATTTTTGATgctggacttttacttgtaacaagAGATCTGAGTACAGTGACCTCAATATATGCACATGCAGGTTAGTACTTGTGGTTAAGATGGATTACACTGAATGCATGTGTAGGAGGACCAGGCAGCCTCTCCTGTGCGTTACGCTGTCCTTGTTCTGCATTTGACCCCGAACGGAGTGCTCGTTCTGTGTAACACTTAACCCAAGCTCTCCCTGAGGAACTCTGAATAACTGAATACACAAGCAGAGGCTCTGCACTGAGGGTTAAGGTAGCTGATGTGaacagagactgtgtgtgttttccctcgcTGGAGAGAACCAGAGCGAGAGAGGAGGGGtgatgaatgaatatttgattgGCTCCTCTGTGCTGTAATATTGATGCGGTCCAGAGGCCTTGAGGTTGGCTCTGTCTGGCTCCAAGGTACATTAACACACCGCTAGCGTACCTGGGCTCTACCTGACCTCCCAGTAGAGAAAACCAGTGTGGTATGAACATGATAATATGTATCTGTGCATACAGTGTAAGAACATGTTTGGGTGTGTAACTGATCAGCTTTAACTGAGCTTGTCTTGCAGGATTAAAAATCATGTCATTTAATGGaaagttttatgaaaataatcCAATGAAATGTTTCCTTAAACAGTTGAAAATGTTGTGCTGTCTCCTGCTTCACTCATACCATGGAAACAGAGAGTACatgtttctgattggctgacaggtGTCTGTAAATATTATATGACAGTAAAAGTTCACACTTCGGGCCTGTGGTCCTGGGCCTGATAagcccgttcagtaatccactttgctgccatcagtgtgtgaatatgtgtaagtgtgtgaatgagaggtAAAATTgtaaagtgctatataaatcaGTCCCTACAGGATGATGGGGTTGCAACAATCAAGGCAAACTGAGCCATTCAGGCAGCATTTTATCCAGTCACCACAATTTTACCGTAAATTTGACTATTTACAACAAGTAAAATATCATTTCATTGTCGAGCATATTGATTCGCTTAAACCCTCCTTCTCTCTATCTACCGTGAGACTGCTGCTGTCGAGGATGAGCTCTGTGCTTGGAAGCCACAcccagtgacagggctaactgttagcatcacatggttAATGTTACCCAacaggtttaatgacagagCTGAGCTGTTTGGATGtgggtgtgagtttgttgggactgtttaacaGCTCGGTTGTCAGATGTTAACCCAGGcccggcgccaggatgaagttactgttAGTGCAACATAGAttcacagtgagttataaagagcacGCAGCCATGCATAATTGTCCCGTGTAATGACAGCTCGTCGCCCAATAAACTGCActtcttctttcatgtttgtctcatgacagatggagcttacagacagacagacagacagacagacaggtggagcaagcggcaaattggtatgaaagctggttcagggcatattcgtccatttatgaataaatatggagtggctTTCTGCGTACACATTTTTATCATGTCATGAATCTACACAATTTTTCCACTGTCCTCCAAAGCTGGATGTCCCCGATTTCAAAACCCATTCATCATCAATCATCCTGCTATGTCTGGATACATGTCTGACATATCcagcagaaacagagaaaattaaCACAGCTACATTCTGTCTTACCTTTCCTCAGTAGAGTTGCAgccttcttgtttgtttgttgaactTTGTGAGTAAGCGAGGAGCCACTGGCTTCGGCTgcagtctcttctgtagtgttttttttgttgttgttttttacaaaatCACGTTCGTATATCCATCTTTGGCTTGAACTGCTTTTTTGGGCAaagaacacacaacacacaacgcGATACCAAAGTAAGCTGACCAAACTATTTAGCAAGCAAGGTAGCTTAAATCACATACTACAATGCACCGTGAGGCCAAACCTAATATAACACGCAACAAACAGCGCTGTCCATGGTTCTGAAATTACCGCAAATAACATagggttatggtgtttcactctcctCTCAAACACCATAACcctatgttaaaaaaaacaacaaaaatattggTCGGTTGGAccagtatttttgttgtttttgcagatTTACTGTGGTACACAAAACTTAAACTGAGGGGGCAAAAAATCAAACTGAGGGGGCAGTGCCCCCCCTCGTCCCCTCGTGGCGCCGGGCCTGTGTTAACCACTGCTGTTGTGTTATcttgtgctaactgggcagggagagcaggaggagagcggaGTGCGCAGATGGTCCTTCAGCACTGCttcaaacagcagcaacaactgATCTTCAGCAATCAGTCAATGAAATCATCATTTTAATTGCAAAAAATCACACCTATAAACATTGCAACATACATTACACTTTTTATTTTGGAAAGCTGCCGTGAAATCAGACATTTCAGACAGTAACAATCCCAAAAACCAACCCAGtgtcactccgaagttgtcaaaatctggtgcttAGGGAAGTGATTTTTGGCGtcaaaaaaggcgtcctttaacgtcattATGATACACGGCCGGTTCCCATTATTGTTTAGTGGCGCCCGGCAGCATTGGAGGAAGCGTGGTGgaacaaggacgaaagttaaggtggcgaaagtccgacTGTGGCAGGGGgatggtggtggatgggtccagcaaacactgactttcacgcGAGACAGCGgtgtttgcatcctgtaagattctagagccaaaccctgttcttttttcctaaacctaaccatgtgtttttgttgtagaaggaaaaaaaaatgttaattcgtggtgttgtactaacatagtgcatttattttgaaagagactgtatgtaaatgttataTTTCCTGTTAAAAACTGAagggtattttgaaagaagacaatgcaagtaacaggcagaacttgacacggtgctccaggacgtcaacaaccaacgcaccaaGGGTACCTTTGACGTTGCATGCGGATGCGGGGAAAGTCCACTACCAAACGTCAGTCAGAGAATGTGTTGCAAAGACCGATAAATGCAGCCCATTTAACATTTCTATCAGGACTTAAACTATAACTGTCTTATCATTCATGAaccttttaattgtttttagaTGAATGCTAATTGTTTACACAATGTTGTAAATTATGACAAATGTCCATTGgaaataaaggaaaataaataaaagagaaaagtaGACTGGCATTGAATTCacaaaactgagaaaaacactgcatgtcttgcatttttctttttatgtactTGATAAACGACTAAATTATTAATGAATCAGATAATGTTTCCAGCTCTGTGTGGGATATCAGAATCCCAacctttgaatgtttttttttgttccccCCTGCTGTGCATCCTGCACTTGGGGCcatgtataaaaatataaattcatAAAATGTGATAATAAAAGCTGATTTCTCTCATCGTGTAAAACCTTCAGCTCCACTTTACCAGCACTGACATGGATCGTGGGAAACATCTCCCTTTTAAAAaaccttttttccatttccCAAAGTAGCATTGTTGTGCTCCAAGTGATCCAAATTTATTCAAATCATATCATTCatcaatatataaaaaaatatatatataaaaatataatcaaGTGCCTTTAGAGTCCCTGTTTCATGCAGAGTCATATCAAGCCCTACAGCACATTCAGGCCGTTTGCGTTCTTCAAACCTGTGGTGGGAGCTGAACACTCCCTCTGGATTTAatgaaatcaaacacacacactcacatgttcAATCTACGTGTGACTGCACCTGCAGGACggaaggtgaaggtgaggaAACGCGTCAGTCAAGCCTGGTGTATGTGATTTAGTACCACAGGGATCCCTCTGTAACTCATTTTATCAGCTGACTGAAAACCTTGCACACTGGCTGTTTCTGTTCAtctctgcagaaacatacagacTGTAGCCACAATTTATGTTCCTCAGGCTTTGGCCAGTTTTTCAGATTTTGGCTCTTTGGCTTTAAGAGTTTATTGCTGGGTCAAAACCACCTGTAAATCATGAAGAGTAAAAA includes these proteins:
- the LOC125890111 gene encoding zinc-binding protein A33-like — encoded protein: MAEKFALVESFLSCHVCSETFRDPVSLSCNHSFCSSCLQKFWEQAKNKNCPICKRKSSKDDPNVNFAGRQKAGSSETEKGEKEEEVVCSKHQEEPKLFCKDEDRAVCPVCEFSLHQSHKVVPIEQAVSELKNQLKCDLKSLQDKRDKYKQVEETYNEVIEHSKKQLLSTERQIRAEFNKLQQFLKEEEESRLAALREEEEQKRKTISREMKMIEEQISSLSHSICAVEEELQKHKVPFLSSYKATQSRARVQCSLSDPQLVSGALIDVAKHLGNLSFRVWEKMKDKVHFSPVILDPNTASPRLYLSDDLTSVRRGDTNQQLPDNPERHTKYVTVLGSEGFSSGKHSWEVEVGDHPDWNVGLVKESADRKGERYATPKYGIWCLKHRSGKYFDGAGKSVTVKKSLQRIRVQLDYDRGEVSFYIPEDMTHICTHRDTFTEKLFPFFEIGPTGDAKTADIKMCHSEISL